A region of Rhizorhabdus wittichii RW1 DNA encodes the following proteins:
- a CDS encoding Pirin domain protein (PFAM: Pirin domain protein domain protein): MIEVRPFSSLGGANHGWLDAKHHFSFADYRDPQRVHWGALRVWNDDTIAPHTGFAPHPHNDMEIITYVRRGAITHRDSLGNAGRTEAGDVQVMSAGTGIVHSEKNEEDVDTTLFQIWIIPDRQGDKPGWGARPFPRGDRAGQFVTLASGIAGDGDALPIRANARVIGATLKAGETATHAIGRDRKAYLVATEGRIEVNGVAADPRDGVAIADLDTIEVRAIDDAEIVLVDVA, encoded by the coding sequence ATGATCGAAGTTCGGCCCTTTTCGTCGCTCGGCGGTGCCAACCATGGCTGGCTCGACGCCAAGCATCATTTCTCCTTTGCCGACTATCGCGATCCGCAGCGGGTCCATTGGGGCGCGCTGCGCGTCTGGAACGACGATACCATCGCCCCGCACACCGGCTTCGCCCCGCACCCGCACAACGACATGGAGATCATCACCTATGTCCGCCGCGGCGCGATCACCCATCGCGACAGCCTGGGCAATGCCGGCCGCACCGAGGCGGGCGACGTCCAGGTGATGTCGGCGGGCACCGGGATCGTCCATTCGGAAAAGAACGAGGAGGATGTCGACACCACCCTCTTCCAGATCTGGATCATCCCCGATCGGCAGGGCGACAAGCCCGGCTGGGGCGCCCGCCCCTTCCCCAGGGGCGACCGCGCCGGCCAGTTCGTCACCCTGGCGAGCGGCATCGCCGGCGACGGCGACGCGCTGCCGATCCGGGCCAATGCCCGGGTGATCGGCGCGACGCTGAAGGCCGGCGAGACCGCGACCCACGCGATCGGCCGCGACCGCAAGGCCTATCTGGTCGCGACCGAAGGCCGGATCGAGGTCAACGGCGTCGCCGCCGACCCGCGCGACGGCGTGGCGATCGCCGATCTCGACACGATCGAGGTCAGGGCGATCGACGATGCCGAGATCGTCCTGGTCGACGTGGCGTAG
- a CDS encoding flavoprotein WrbA (TIGRFAM: flavoprotein WrbA~PFAM: NADPH-dependent FMN reductase; flavodoxin/nitric oxide synthase): MPKILVLYYSTYGHIETMAEAIAEGARSAGAEVDVKRVPETVPLDIAEKNHFKLDQKAPVATVAELEDYDAIIVGTGTRFGRMSSQMAAFLDGAGGLWARGALNGKVGAAFASTATQHGGQETTLFSIITNLLHFGMTIVGLPYAYQGQMGVDEVKGGAPYGATTIADGDGSRQPSATDLDGARFQGRHVAEITAKLVG, translated from the coding sequence ATGCCCAAGATCCTCGTCCTCTATTATTCGACCTACGGCCATATCGAGACCATGGCCGAAGCGATCGCCGAAGGCGCGCGCTCGGCCGGCGCCGAGGTCGACGTCAAGCGCGTGCCCGAGACGGTGCCGCTCGACATCGCCGAGAAGAATCATTTCAAGCTCGACCAGAAAGCCCCGGTCGCGACCGTCGCCGAGCTGGAGGATTACGACGCGATCATCGTCGGCACCGGCACCCGCTTCGGCCGGATGTCGAGCCAGATGGCGGCGTTCCTCGACGGCGCCGGCGGCCTGTGGGCGCGCGGCGCGCTCAACGGCAAGGTCGGCGCGGCCTTCGCCTCGACCGCGACCCAGCATGGCGGGCAGGAGACGACGCTCTTCTCGATCATCACCAACCTGCTGCACTTCGGCATGACGATCGTCGGCCTGCCCTATGCCTATCAGGGCCAGATGGGCGTCGACGAGGTCAAGGGCGGCGCGCCCTATGGCGCCACCACCATCGCCGACGGCGACGGCTCGCGCCAGCCGAGCGCGACCGATCTGGATGGCGCGCGATTCCAGGGCCGGCATGTGGCCGAGATCACAGCCAAGCTGGTCGGCTGA
- a CDS encoding protein of unknown function DUF188 (PFAM: protein of unknown function DUF188) has translation MDDDVTTAYPHRGPSLGPFRIGFPPMSGPIRILVDADACPVKDEIYKVAWRHGLPVTLVSNQHLRVPQHPLVDRVVVGSGFDAADDWIAEASRPGVVVVTADILLADRCLKAGAAAISPAGKPFTAESIGSAVATRAIMADLRAGMTGEGIGGPPPFSKADRSRFLSALDEALVRLKRLFPTASPPAP, from the coding sequence ATGGACGATGATGTTACAACCGCCTACCCGCATCGGGGCCCGTCGCTCGGTCCGTTTCGGATCGGATTCCCGCCGATGAGCGGGCCCATCCGCATCCTCGTCGACGCCGACGCCTGCCCGGTGAAGGACGAGATCTACAAGGTCGCCTGGCGGCACGGACTGCCCGTCACGCTGGTCAGCAACCAGCATCTGCGCGTGCCGCAGCATCCCTTGGTCGACAGGGTGGTGGTGGGCAGCGGCTTCGACGCCGCCGACGACTGGATCGCCGAGGCGAGCCGCCCCGGCGTGGTGGTGGTCACCGCCGACATATTGCTCGCCGACCGCTGCCTGAAGGCCGGCGCCGCCGCGATCTCGCCCGCCGGCAAGCCCTTCACCGCGGAGTCGATCGGATCGGCCGTCGCGACCCGCGCGATCATGGCCGACCTGCGCGCCGGGATGACGGGCGAGGGAATCGGCGGCCCGCCGCCCTTCTCCAAGGCCGACCGCTCGCGCTTCCTGTCGGCGCTCGACGAAGCGCTGGTGCGGCTGAAGCGGCTATTCCCTACCGCTTCTCCACCAGCGCCTTGA
- a CDS encoding Activator of Hsp90 ATPase 1 family protein (PFAM: Activator of Hsp90 ATPase 1 family protein): MTARAGVVAIAALLAATAPAGAEVVSADASGFAVRTVLTIAAPPETVYAALLAPGRWWDPAHSWSGDAANMRLEPVIGGCFCEKLPKTGGESAHMRVVAIDPNHMIRLDGALGPFQAMGVAGTLSWELKPVAGGTEFRQTYAVGGHIPGGGAALAPVVDGVMGGQAARLKALVEKR; encoded by the coding sequence GTGACCGCGCGGGCGGGGGTCGTCGCGATCGCGGCGCTGCTGGCGGCAACGGCGCCGGCCGGGGCCGAGGTCGTGTCGGCCGACGCCTCGGGCTTCGCGGTGCGCACCGTGCTGACGATCGCCGCCCCGCCCGAGACGGTCTATGCGGCGCTGCTCGCCCCCGGCCGCTGGTGGGACCCGGCACATAGCTGGTCGGGCGATGCCGCGAACATGCGGCTCGAACCGGTGATCGGCGGCTGCTTCTGCGAGAAGCTGCCGAAGACCGGCGGCGAATCGGCGCATATGCGCGTGGTCGCGATCGATCCGAACCATATGATCCGGCTCGACGGCGCGCTCGGCCCGTTCCAGGCGATGGGGGTGGCGGGGACGCTGAGCTGGGAGCTGAAGCCGGTCGCGGGCGGCACCGAGTTCCGCCAGACCTATGCGGTCGGCGGCCATATCCCCGGCGGCGGCGCGGCGCTGGCGCCGGTGGTCGACGGGGTGATGGGCGGCCAGGCGGCCCGGCTCAAGGCGCTGGTGGAGAAGCGGTAG